From a single Flavobacterium sp. genomic region:
- a CDS encoding peptidylprolyl isomerase — MKHLLKIVVITLSWLTFATAQNKTEDGIFAEFNTAKGKIVVELEYKKTPITVANFISLAEGNNPKADAKFKGKPYYNGLKFHRVIANFMIQGGCPDGKGTGGPGYKFDDEIVTDLKHSDKGILSMANAGPATNGSQFFITHKATPHLDGIHTVFGHVVSGQEVVDKIAQDDVIISVKIIRVGKEAKKFNAEKVFADYFINKEAADKLAAEKQKEAKEKALKEFANAASTPSGLKYIVLQEGTGNKPVATSNVKVHYTGMFLDGKVFDSSVQRGETIDFGLNQVIKGWTEGVQLMNEGSKYKFYIPSNLAYGERGAGGVIPPNADLIFEIELIKINQ, encoded by the coding sequence ATGAAACACTTATTAAAAATTGTAGTAATCACATTAAGTTGGTTAACATTTGCAACTGCTCAAAACAAAACAGAAGATGGTATTTTTGCTGAATTCAACACAGCAAAAGGAAAAATTGTAGTTGAATTAGAATACAAAAAAACACCTATTACAGTAGCCAATTTTATTTCACTTGCGGAAGGAAACAATCCAAAAGCAGATGCTAAATTTAAAGGAAAACCATATTACAATGGATTGAAATTCCATAGAGTTATAGCAAATTTCATGATTCAAGGAGGTTGTCCTGATGGAAAAGGAACTGGCGGACCTGGATATAAATTTGACGATGAAATTGTTACTGACTTAAAACACTCAGACAAGGGTATTCTTTCTATGGCTAATGCTGGACCAGCTACCAATGGAAGTCAATTTTTTATCACCCATAAAGCAACTCCACATTTAGATGGAATACATACGGTTTTTGGTCATGTCGTTTCAGGACAAGAAGTGGTAGATAAAATTGCACAAGATGATGTGATAATTTCTGTTAAAATAATTAGAGTTGGAAAAGAAGCAAAAAAATTTAATGCTGAAAAAGTATTTGCAGACTATTTCATAAATAAAGAAGCTGCTGATAAATTGGCCGCTGAAAAGCAAAAGGAAGCTAAAGAAAAAGCGTTAAAAGAATTTGCAAATGCAGCATCTACTCCAAGCGGCTTAAAATATATTGTTCTACAAGAAGGAACAGGAAACAAACCAGTAGCAACAAGTAACGTAAAAGTACACTATACTGGTATGTTTTTAGATGGCAAAGTATTTGACAGTAGCGTACAAAGAGGAGAAACTATAGATTTTGGTTTAAATCAAGTTATCAAAGGCTGGACAGAAGGTGTTCAACTTATGAATGAAGGATCTAAATATAAATTCTATATTCCATCTAATCTTGCTTATGGTGAAAGAGGAGCAGGTGGTGTTATTCCACCGAATGCTGATTTAATTTTTGAAATAGAATTAATCAAAATAAATCAATAA
- a CDS encoding peptidylprolyl isomerase, with product MKNITILLLSIATFFISCSKSHDNLKEGLYAEIETAKGNMIVKLEFEKVPNTVANFVTLAEGKNPFVSNEFKGKPFYDGLKFHRVIPDFMVQCGDPMGDGTGGPGYKFKDEFHPDLTHSKAGILSMANAGPSTNGSQFFITHKETPWLDNMHTVFGEVVEGLEVINTIEANDIIEKITIIRIGNAAKKFDAVKIFKNYYSSVAKEIKEAEEKAQQITENKIKEITTLKATGTKTKSGLIYQIIKKGTEKKPANGTQVLIHYAGYLENGQLFDTSYEDVAKLHGKFDQNRANQNGYAGFPVTIGNLPFIPGFNEGITLMNYGDKLMLYIPSNLGYGEQGAGDAIPPNANIIFEVELLENK from the coding sequence ATGAAGAATATCACAATTTTACTTTTAAGTATTGCAACATTTTTTATTTCTTGCTCAAAATCACATGACAATCTAAAAGAAGGTTTATATGCTGAAATTGAAACCGCAAAAGGCAATATGATTGTTAAATTAGAATTTGAAAAAGTTCCTAATACCGTAGCTAATTTTGTAACTTTAGCAGAAGGAAAAAACCCATTCGTAAGTAACGAATTCAAAGGAAAACCATTTTATGATGGTTTAAAATTTCATCGTGTTATTCCTGATTTCATGGTACAATGTGGTGACCCAATGGGAGATGGTACAGGCGGACCCGGTTATAAATTCAAAGATGAATTTCATCCCGATTTAACACATTCAAAAGCAGGAATTTTATCGATGGCTAATGCAGGTCCAAGCACCAATGGAAGCCAATTCTTTATAACTCACAAAGAAACACCATGGTTAGATAATATGCATACCGTTTTTGGAGAAGTTGTTGAAGGATTAGAAGTAATCAACACCATTGAAGCTAATGATATTATTGAAAAAATAACAATTATAAGAATAGGAAATGCAGCTAAAAAATTTGATGCTGTAAAAATTTTCAAAAACTACTATTCTTCCGTTGCCAAAGAAATTAAAGAAGCTGAAGAAAAAGCTCAACAAATAACTGAAAATAAAATTAAAGAAATTACCACTTTAAAAGCAACTGGAACAAAAACTAAATCAGGTTTAATATACCAAATAATAAAAAAAGGAACAGAAAAAAAACCAGCTAATGGCACACAAGTTCTAATTCATTATGCAGGTTATTTAGAAAACGGACAGCTTTTTGATACTAGTTACGAAGATGTAGCTAAATTGCATGGGAAATTTGATCAAAACAGAGCCAACCAAAACGGATATGCTGGTTTTCCTGTAACCATTGGTAATTTGCCTTTCATCCCAGGATTTAATGAAGGAATTACCTTAATGAATTATGGAGATAAGTTAATGTTATACATTCCTTCCAATTTAGGTTATGGCGAACAAGGAGCCGGAGATGCAATTCCACCTAATGCTAATATTATTTTTGAAGTAGAACTTTTAGAAAACAAATAA
- the gldI gene encoding gliding motility-associated peptidyl-prolyl isomerase GldI — protein MKIHNLFLLGVMIFLASCSQQQQARKPISHTSGTFIKESIERNKILIADEEDLIAEIIKNDSLKSYISSNKGYWYKYETKVEELTPSPKRGDIAFFDYEIKDLKSRIIYTIADTKPQVYYVDKENIMMGLRDGIKLMKKGETVTFLFPSHMAYGYHGDDKKIGTNEPLICTVSLNDIKIDTQAKN, from the coding sequence ATGAAAATTCACAACCTATTCCTTCTTGGAGTAATGATTTTCTTAGCTAGCTGTTCGCAACAACAACAAGCCAGAAAACCTATTTCTCACACTTCTGGAACTTTTATAAAAGAATCTATAGAGCGCAACAAAATTTTAATTGCAGACGAAGAAGATTTGATTGCCGAAATAATAAAAAACGATTCTCTTAAATCTTACATAAGTTCAAACAAAGGTTATTGGTACAAATACGAAACCAAAGTTGAAGAACTTACACCTTCACCAAAAAGAGGCGACATTGCTTTTTTTGATTACGAAATAAAAGATTTAAAAAGCAGAATTATTTACACAATTGCCGATACAAAACCTCAGGTTTATTACGTTGATAAAGAAAATATCATGATGGGATTGCGAGATGGTATTAAATTAATGAAAAAAGGAGAAACAGTTACATTCTTATTTCCTTCTCACATGGCTTACGGCTATCATGGCGATGATAAAAAAATAGGCACCAATGAACCTTTAATTTGCACCGTAAGTTTAAATGATATTAAAATAGATACTCAAGCTAAAAACTAA
- a CDS encoding bifunctional oligoribonuclease/PAP phosphatase NrnA: protein MMQIHEIEAIKSILATPKRITIIPHRNPDGDAMGSTLGLYHILKQLQHNVVVIAPNEFPDFLAWLPESEKVLIFERSFDTCKTILEKSELVFTLDFNALHRTGDQMENVLKTLTAQSIMIDHHQAPDGYATYTFSDTAYGSTCQMVYDFIYQLELENLLNKTVATCLYTGIVTDSGSFRFPKTTSATHKCVSDLIDRGINNSEIHNLLFDNSSYNRLLLLGKALQNLKMLPEYKTTYITLTQDELNELGHQKGDTEGIVNYGLSIKGIDFTAIFIENKEEGIIKISFRSQGDFDVNQFARNHFNGGGHINAAGGKSFLSLDETIQQFIAILAQEKK from the coding sequence ATGATGCAAATACACGAAATTGAAGCTATAAAATCGATATTAGCTACACCAAAAAGAATTACCATAATACCACATAGAAATCCTGACGGAGACGCTATGGGTTCGACACTAGGATTATATCATATCTTAAAACAATTACAACATAACGTTGTGGTTATAGCTCCAAATGAATTTCCAGATTTTTTAGCTTGGTTACCCGAAAGTGAAAAAGTTTTAATCTTTGAACGAAGTTTTGATACGTGCAAAACTATATTAGAAAAATCGGAATTAGTTTTTACATTAGATTTTAATGCACTTCATCGAACGGGAGACCAAATGGAAAATGTATTAAAAACACTAACAGCTCAAAGCATAATGATTGACCATCATCAAGCACCAGATGGTTATGCAACCTATACTTTTTCAGATACTGCCTATGGTTCAACTTGCCAAATGGTATATGATTTTATTTATCAATTAGAACTTGAAAATCTACTTAACAAAACAGTAGCAACTTGTTTGTATACTGGAATTGTAACCGATTCTGGCAGTTTTCGTTTTCCAAAAACCACAAGCGCTACTCATAAATGCGTTTCCGATTTAATTGATAGAGGCATCAACAACAGTGAAATTCATAATTTACTTTTTGACAATTCAAGCTATAATCGTTTATTGTTGCTTGGAAAGGCGCTTCAAAATTTAAAAATGCTTCCTGAATACAAAACCACATACATCACCTTAACTCAAGATGAATTAAACGAACTTGGTCATCAAAAAGGCGATACAGAAGGAATTGTAAATTACGGATTAAGCATTAAAGGAATTGATTTTACGGCCATTTTCATCGAAAATAAAGAAGAAGGAATAATTAAAATATCGTTCCGTTCACAAGGTGATTTTGATGTAAACCAATTTGCACGAAATCATTTCAATGGTGGCGGACATATCAATGCTGCTGGAGGAAAATCTTTTTTAAGTTTAGACGAAACGATACAACAATTTATTGCTATTTTAGCACAAGAAAAAAAATAA
- a CDS encoding choice-of-anchor L domain-containing protein: MKIIKHLISALFFVLGIQFGNSQNISVDEGYSSQTLVEDILINSSCANIFNVSVSGGNFATGEKSFGYFDATGTTFPFQNGIILSTGKINNAPGPNSYLSDDGGSMGWDGDSDLNTALGLSNTFNATILEFDFIPLGNKISFDYIFSSEQYLSNPSSNQCNFTDGFAFLLKRNGTTTYENLAVVPGTSTPVKVNTVRGPGTICPPANANYFDAFNDANHPTNYNGQTKVLTAQADVIPGETYHIKLVIADEGNYRFDSAIFLGGGSFNFTIDIGDDRLISSGNPLCQNETLLVDATQVGATAYQWFQDSIAIPGATNATYTITSVGDYVVEINYGPSCQTTGTIKIEYADVLTIDENTFSLCDSDTNQDGKTAFNLDNIKNSLFTNLPTNYVISFFETQTSTTILPVNYTNTTAYNQTIYARVMNIQGCYTDYPVFLKVNTFDAIVTDKELSLCENDILILDAGSGFNSYTWDTNPPQFTQQILIASAGTYKVILTNVNNCSKTKTFTVEASSTALIEDIICNDFQENNTATIQISSASLGDYEFSLDGSNYQDSNIFTNLAPGEYKVYVQDKKGCDIAFETFYILDYPKYFTPNGDGYNDTWFIKNLDKRNLENSPINIFDRYGKFIKQIFGESEGWNGTFNGNQSPSNDYWFEIKLTNGQSIKGHFSLKR, from the coding sequence ATGAAAATTATCAAACATCTCATTTCTGCCCTATTTTTCGTACTGGGAATTCAATTTGGAAATTCACAAAACATCTCTGTTGATGAAGGATATTCTTCTCAAACTTTAGTCGAAGATATTTTAATCAATAGTTCTTGTGCTAACATTTTTAATGTGAGTGTATCGGGTGGCAATTTTGCTACTGGAGAAAAAAGTTTTGGCTATTTTGACGCTACAGGGACTACTTTCCCATTCCAAAATGGAATTATACTTTCTACTGGAAAAATTAATAATGCCCCAGGGCCCAACTCCTACCTTTCTGATGATGGTGGAAGTATGGGCTGGGATGGCGATTCAGATTTAAACACAGCATTAGGGTTAAGCAATACCTTTAATGCAACAATTTTAGAATTTGATTTCATCCCTTTAGGAAATAAAATCAGTTTTGATTATATTTTTTCATCTGAACAATATTTATCCAATCCATCATCAAATCAATGTAATTTCACAGATGGTTTTGCTTTTTTATTAAAAAGAAATGGCACTACCACTTATGAAAATTTAGCAGTTGTTCCTGGCACATCTACACCCGTAAAAGTGAATACCGTTCGAGGTCCCGGAACTATTTGTCCCCCAGCAAATGCTAATTATTTTGATGCTTTTAATGATGCCAATCACCCCACAAATTACAACGGACAAACCAAAGTGTTAACAGCGCAAGCCGATGTAATTCCGGGAGAAACTTATCACATAAAATTAGTAATAGCAGATGAAGGAAATTACCGATTTGACTCGGCCATATTTCTTGGTGGCGGTAGTTTCAATTTCACAATTGATATAGGTGATGACCGATTAATTTCCTCTGGAAATCCATTATGTCAAAACGAAACTTTATTGGTAGATGCAACACAAGTTGGTGCAACGGCTTATCAATGGTTTCAAGATAGTATTGCTATTCCTGGAGCTACAAATGCAACTTATACTATTACATCTGTCGGAGATTATGTAGTGGAAATCAACTATGGTCCTTCTTGCCAAACAACTGGAACTATTAAAATTGAATATGCTGATGTATTAACTATTGATGAAAACACTTTTTCATTGTGCGATTCAGATACAAATCAAGATGGAAAAACAGCTTTTAATTTAGATAATATTAAAAATAGTCTTTTTACGAATTTACCAACTAATTATGTAATTTCATTTTTTGAAACTCAAACGAGCACAACTATTTTACCAGTAAACTATACGAATACAACCGCATACAATCAAACCATTTACGCTAGAGTAATGAATATTCAAGGTTGTTATACTGATTATCCTGTATTTTTAAAAGTTAATACTTTTGACGCTATAGTTACTGATAAAGAATTAAGTTTATGTGAGAATGACATTCTAATACTAGATGCTGGCTCAGGCTTTAATTCCTATACTTGGGATACAAATCCACCACAATTTACACAGCAAATCTTAATTGCTTCAGCTGGTACATACAAAGTAATTTTAACCAATGTAAATAATTGTTCTAAAACAAAAACTTTTACTGTTGAAGCTTCAAGCACTGCTTTAATTGAAGATATTATTTGCAACGATTTTCAAGAAAACAATACTGCAACAATTCAAATATCAAGTGCTAGTTTAGGCGATTACGAATTTTCTTTAGACGGAAGCAATTATCAAGATTCTAATATTTTTACCAATTTAGCACCTGGAGAATATAAGGTTTATGTCCAAGATAAAAAAGGTTGTGATATTGCATTCGAAACCTTTTACATCTTAGATTACCCAAAATATTTCACTCCAAACGGTGACGGATATAACGACACTTGGTTCATTAAAAACCTAGACAAACGTAATTTAGAAAACAGTCCAATTAATATATTTGATCGTTATGGAAAATTTATAAAACAAATTTTCGGAGAAAGTGAAGGTTGGAATGGTACTTTTAATGGAAATCAATCTCCTTCAAATGATTATTGGTTTGAAATCAAATTAACCAATGGACAATCCATAAAAGGGCACTTTTCATTAAAACGTTAG
- a CDS encoding ABC transporter permease gives MKRLLSIEFQKIWKNKASKFLLLTYFILLSFIALIASIKFNIGTFEISIADQGIFNFPYIWHFNTYIAAWFKFFLAIIIVSMMANEYTYGTLKQNLIDGLSKKEFILSKFLVVGSFALASTVFVFIMSLILGYSFSSYNEFSIVFSDLEYLVAFFIKLAAFFSFCLFLGILVKRSAFALGFLFIWFVFEKISYGILKFEILNGNNKTIDFADKLYKFFPLESLSNLIKEPFTRLSFAKTIETTIGGQQTIRDYSVHFSEISIALVWTFIFILTSYYILKKRDL, from the coding sequence ATGAAAAGATTATTATCTATAGAATTCCAAAAAATATGGAAAAATAAAGCCAGTAAATTTTTACTTCTAACCTATTTCATTTTATTAAGCTTTATAGCTTTAATTGCTTCAATAAAATTTAATATTGGAACATTTGAAATTAGCATTGCTGATCAAGGAATTTTTAATTTCCCATACATATGGCACTTTAATACCTATATTGCCGCTTGGTTTAAATTTTTCTTAGCCATCATAATTGTGTCCATGATGGCAAATGAATATACTTATGGAACACTTAAACAAAATTTAATCGATGGATTAAGCAAAAAGGAATTCATACTTTCTAAATTTTTAGTAGTTGGAAGTTTTGCTTTAGCTTCAACCGTTTTTGTTTTCATCATGTCTTTGATTTTGGGATATTCATTTTCATCGTATAATGAATTTTCAATTGTTTTTTCGGATTTAGAATATTTAGTTGCGTTTTTTATCAAGCTAGCTGCATTTTTCTCATTCTGTTTATTCTTAGGAATTTTAGTTAAAAGGAGTGCTTTTGCATTAGGATTTTTATTTATATGGTTTGTTTTTGAAAAAATATCTTACGGGATTTTAAAGTTTGAAATTTTAAATGGAAATAATAAAACTATTGATTTTGCGGACAAACTTTATAAGTTTTTTCCTTTAGAATCATTGAGCAATCTAATTAAAGAACCTTTTACAAGATTAAGTTTTGCAAAAACAATAGAAACAACAATTGGAGGTCAACAAACCATAAGAGATTATAGCGTTCACTTCTCAGAAATTAGCATTGCATTAGTTTGGACATTTATATTTATTTTAACATCCTATTATATTCTTAAAAAGCGCGATTTGTAG
- a CDS encoding ABC transporter ATP-binding protein: METILKITQLNKIFNKHLHAVKNVSFEIKKGNVYGILGPNGSGKSTTLGIVLNVVNKTSGDFEWFGGKVATHDALKKVGAIIERPNFYPYMTAKENLELVCKIKGTSFAKVDEKLELVGLLDRKNDKFRTFSLGMKQRLAIASALLNDPEILILDEPTNGLDPQGIRQIRDIIRVIASQGTTILLASHLLDEVEKVCSHVVILQKGVMLYQGSVHNMIENNSFFELQSDNNEQLKLALQNHPSVEKTIDEEGKVLIYLKQDIAAKELNAYLFEQKIVLEHLVKRKNSLEEQFLELTKN; the protein is encoded by the coding sequence TTGGAAACCATTTTAAAAATCACCCAACTTAATAAGATTTTCAACAAACATTTACACGCTGTTAAAAACGTGTCTTTTGAAATCAAAAAAGGAAATGTTTACGGTATTCTTGGCCCCAATGGTTCCGGAAAATCAACCACTTTAGGAATAGTTTTGAATGTTGTTAATAAAACTTCAGGCGATTTTGAATGGTTTGGAGGAAAAGTAGCCACTCATGATGCCTTAAAAAAAGTAGGTGCTATCATTGAAAGACCAAACTTTTATCCCTATATGACCGCCAAAGAAAATTTGGAATTGGTTTGTAAAATCAAAGGAACTTCTTTTGCAAAAGTGGATGAAAAATTAGAATTAGTTGGTCTTTTAGATCGTAAAAACGATAAATTCCGAACTTTTTCATTGGGAATGAAACAACGTTTAGCCATTGCATCTGCCCTTTTGAACGACCCTGAAATTTTAATTCTAGATGAACCAACAAACGGTTTAGATCCTCAAGGAATTCGTCAAATTAGAGATATTATTAGAGTAATTGCTTCGCAAGGCACTACTATTTTATTAGCATCGCATTTGTTAGATGAAGTTGAAAAAGTATGTAGCCATGTGGTAATTTTACAAAAAGGCGTAATGTTATACCAAGGTTCGGTTCATAACATGATTGAAAATAACAGCTTTTTTGAGTTACAGTCAGACAACAACGAACAGTTAAAATTGGCACTTCAAAATCACCCATCAGTTGAAAAAACAATAGACGAAGAAGGAAAAGTTTTGATTTATTTAAAACAAGACATTGCTGCCAAAGAATTAAACGCGTATCTGTTTGAACAAAAAATTGTTTTAGAACATCTTGTTAAAAGAAAAAACAGTTTAGAAGAACAATTTTTAGAATTAACCAAAAACTAA
- a CDS encoding ABC1 kinase family protein — protein MKTIDSIPTSKIQRASKLIQTGAKVGVNYIKYYGDKITKTEEEAKENLNINNASDIYDGLKQMKGSALKVAQMLSMDKSILPRAYVEKFSLAQFSVPPLSPPLVNKTFKNYFGKQPNEIFDTFNATSINAASIGQVHQASKDGKNLAVKIQYPGVAESISSDLAMVKPIAIKMFNIKGKDSDKYFKEVEDKLIEETNYINEVKQSIEMAEACVTIPNLIFPKYYPEWSSEKIITMDWMTGEHLSEFTAYNTDAEKSNILGQTLWDFYMFQMHNLRKVHADPHPGNFLITKDTKLIALDFGCIKEVPNDFYVPYFELAKKENLANPEFFKSKLYELEILRTDDSKEETEFFTEMFHELLSLFARPFHVEEFDFSDDEFFGQIADLGERYSKSTELRNMNGNRGSKHFIYINRTFFGLYNLMHDLKAKNVKINNFIKY, from the coding sequence ATGAAAACTATAGATAGTATTCCTACATCAAAAATTCAGAGAGCATCCAAACTGATTCAAACTGGAGCAAAAGTTGGTGTAAATTACATTAAATATTATGGTGACAAAATCACCAAAACCGAAGAAGAAGCCAAAGAAAATCTAAACATTAATAATGCTTCTGACATTTACGATGGTTTAAAACAAATGAAGGGAAGCGCTTTGAAAGTAGCTCAAATGCTAAGCATGGACAAAAGTATTTTGCCTCGTGCTTATGTAGAGAAATTTTCATTAGCTCAATTTTCGGTTCCGCCGTTATCACCTCCTTTGGTAAATAAAACTTTTAAAAATTATTTTGGCAAACAGCCAAACGAAATATTTGACACTTTTAATGCCACTTCAATAAACGCTGCGAGCATTGGTCAAGTACACCAAGCGAGCAAGGATGGGAAAAATCTTGCTGTGAAAATTCAATATCCTGGAGTGGCAGAAAGTATCAGTTCTGATTTGGCAATGGTAAAGCCAATTGCGATTAAAATGTTCAATATCAAAGGAAAAGATTCTGATAAATACTTTAAAGAAGTTGAAGATAAATTGATTGAAGAAACCAATTACATCAACGAAGTCAAACAAAGTATTGAAATGGCTGAAGCTTGTGTCACTATTCCTAATTTGATTTTTCCTAAATATTATCCTGAATGGTCATCGGAAAAAATCATTACCATGGACTGGATGACAGGCGAACATTTGTCTGAATTCACGGCTTATAATACAGATGCAGAAAAATCAAATATTTTGGGGCAAACGCTTTGGGATTTTTATATGTTTCAAATGCATAATTTACGAAAAGTACATGCCGATCCGCATCCAGGAAACTTCTTGATTACAAAAGACACAAAACTAATTGCTTTAGATTTTGGTTGTATTAAAGAAGTCCCAAATGATTTTTATGTACCGTATTTTGAATTAGCGAAGAAAGAAAATCTGGCAAATCCGGAATTCTTTAAATCAAAATTATACGAATTAGAAATATTAAGAACCGACGATTCTAAAGAAGAAACAGAATTTTTTACAGAAATGTTTCATGAATTGTTAAGCTTATTCGCAAGACCATTTCATGTGGAAGAATTTGATTTTTCAGATGATGAATTCTTTGGTCAAATTGCCGATTTAGGTGAACGCTATTCTAAAAGCACCGAATTAAGAAACATGAACGGTAATCGCGGTTCAAAACACTTTATCTATATCAACAGAACGTTCTTTGGTTTATATAATTTAATGCACGACTTAAAGGCTAAAAATGTTAAAATCAACAACTTTATAAAATATTAA
- a CDS encoding TetR family transcriptional regulator C-terminal domain-containing protein gives MAKKKEITHQDILGFYIDYFLENNKAPHSVYKFAKQYNFEEAVFYANFSSFEQIEKTFFTSLFQQTMNLLEKSEDFESYDARTKLLSFYFTYFEMLTANRSFTVALLKEDKNKLKSLSKLTELRKHFKQFFDTLEIEKIDLKQDKLVEIQEKTLSEMAWFQFLFTLKFWIEDTSLSFEKTDIFIEKSVNTSFDLMDIAPLKSLIDFGKFMWQEKASFKM, from the coding sequence ATGGCAAAGAAGAAAGAGATTACTCATCAAGATATTTTAGGTTTCTACATTGATTATTTTTTAGAAAATAACAAAGCGCCACATTCGGTATATAAATTTGCAAAGCAGTACAATTTTGAAGAAGCTGTATTTTATGCTAATTTTTCATCGTTTGAACAAATTGAAAAAACCTTTTTCACTTCATTATTTCAGCAAACAATGAATTTGTTAGAAAAAAGCGAAGATTTCGAATCGTATGATGCACGAACTAAATTATTAAGTTTTTATTTCACTTATTTCGAAATGTTAACTGCCAACAGAAGTTTCACGGTTGCACTTTTAAAAGAAGATAAAAACAAATTAAAAAGTCTTTCTAAACTAACCGAATTGAGAAAACACTTCAAACAATTCTTTGATACGTTAGAAATTGAAAAAATCGATTTAAAACAAGATAAGCTAGTCGAAATTCAAGAAAAAACTTTGAGCGAAATGGCTTGGTTCCAATTCTTATTCACTTTAAAATTTTGGATAGAAGACACTTCACTCTCTTTTGAAAAAACCGATATTTTCATTGAAAAATCAGTCAATACTAGTTTTGATTTAATGGATATTGCACCTTTAAAAAGTTTAATTGACTTCGGAAAATTTATGTGGCAAGAAAAAGCCTCATTTAAAATGTAA
- a CDS encoding nucleoid-associated protein, whose translation MINLFNAHIENLSIHRVGNKSRNEAIFLSENPYGLNDEIMPLLKEYFFKPFREKEENYFQFAHEVDLEYNDMFNFASEVFNNPSEIHNVSKKITKHLFEQSNHPHIKNGEVYVAYFTHVSIDNNVVDAIGVFKSEVQTDFLQFEEKESNLEMILQQGINLNKLDKGCIIFNYKKEEGYKILTVDSNRYDARYWLEHFLSVDAFQDENFMTKKYLKFCQEFAKEVVLPAEDKQQEVLFMNRAINHFAKNDEFEETAFLNEVMQNPEFIPEFKNYKVDKGAKYSIEDVSSFPIANAAVTDVRRTLKNTIQLDTNIQIKLDFINPESAEKFVEKGWDEEKQMYYYLVYFNKEQKS comes from the coding sequence ATGATCAACTTATTTAACGCACATATTGAAAACCTATCTATTCATAGAGTAGGAAACAAAAGTAGAAACGAAGCCATTTTCTTATCTGAAAATCCATACGGATTGAATGATGAAATTATGCCTTTGTTAAAGGAATATTTCTTTAAACCTTTTAGAGAAAAAGAAGAAAATTATTTTCAATTTGCGCACGAAGTAGATTTAGAATACAATGATATGTTCAATTTTGCTTCAGAAGTTTTTAATAACCCAAGCGAAATTCACAACGTTTCAAAAAAAATCACAAAACACCTTTTCGAACAATCCAATCATCCGCATATTAAAAATGGAGAAGTATATGTAGCTTATTTTACACACGTTTCTATTGATAATAATGTTGTTGATGCTATTGGAGTTTTCAAAAGTGAAGTACAAACCGATTTCTTACAATTTGAAGAAAAAGAAAGCAACTTAGAAATGATTTTACAACAAGGAATCAACTTGAATAAGTTGGACAAAGGTTGTATCATTTTCAACTATAAAAAAGAAGAAGGTTATAAAATTTTAACTGTAGACAGCAACCGTTACGATGCACGTTATTGGTTAGAACATTTCTTGTCGGTAGATGCGTTTCAAGATGAAAACTTCATGACTAAGAAATACTTGAAATTCTGTCAAGAGTTCGCTAAAGAAGTGGTTTTACCAGCAGAAGACAAGCAACAAGAAGTATTGTTCATGAATCGTGCCATCAATCACTTTGCTAAAAATGATGAGTTTGAAGAAACCGCTTTCTTAAATGAAGTAATGCAAAATCCTGAATTTATTCCAGAATTCAAAAATTACAAAGTAGATAAAGGCGCAAAATACAGCATCGAAGACGTTTCAAGTTTTCCAATTGCAAATGCTGCCGTTACTGATGTGCGTCGTACGTTAAAAAACACGATTCAATTGGACACGAATATCCAAATCAAATTGGATTTCATCAACCCTGAAAGCGCGGAGAAATTCGTTGAAAAAGGTTGGGACGAAGAAAAACAAATGTATTATTACTTGGTTTACTTTAATAAAGAGCAGAAATCGTAA